The Carassius auratus strain Wakin chromosome 40, ASM336829v1, whole genome shotgun sequence genome has a segment encoding these proteins:
- the LOC113058382 gene encoding phosphatidylinositol-binding clathrin assembly protein-like isoform X1 yields the protein MSGQSITDRITAAQHSVTGSAVSKTVCKATTHEIMGPKKKHLDYLIHCTNEMNVNIPQLADSLFERTTNTSWVVIFKSLITTHHLMVYGNERFIQYLASRNTLFNLSNFLDKSGLQGYDMSTFIRRYSRYLNEKAVSYRQVAFDFTKVKRGVDGVMRTMNTEKLLKTIPIIQNQMDALLDFNVNANELTNGVINAAFMLLFKDSIRLFAAYNEGIINLLEKYFDMKKVQCKEGLDIYKKFLTRMTRISEFLKVAEQVGIDRGDIPDLSQFTVCAPSSLLEALEQHLASLEGKKVKDSTAASRASTLSNAVSSLANTGMSFTKVDEREKQAALEEEQARLKALKEQRLKELSKRPSFGTTDTSPVSTTAACISTAPAIDLFSTPSCSNGALKMESDLFDLPTNFQSSMQPGASVATAWGDPFSSSEAVDDSISNLNPFLTKLVDGAHLPVMSSDGVSFSSRTSGQEIFGDQYNPFIDSSSSVSSNYKRTVRIEHLISDSFGQPSVVQHLPNPSPFQSEPSTVAGLFRGYGAPQIPPAQSSGELCVDFESVFGTKAASSNNQDTDAGILKPTVAGSNQSSNQLPEKLVSDDLDSSLANLVGNLGIGNGTAKNDIHWSQPGEKKLTGGMNWQPKTAPSTTWNPVSMPPSIMTFPATTPTGMMGYGMAPQMPSVSMMTQPTMMYTQPVMRPSNPFGSVSSAQPSAASSPSSQSPLRAPGQDPFAQLSLKDFL from the exons ATGTCTGGGCAGAGCATTACAGACAGGATAACCGCTGCTCAGCACAGCGTTACTGGATCAGCCGTGTCCAAAACAGTGTGCAAGGCAACAACGCACGAAATAATGGGCCCTAAAAAGAAGCATTTGGACT ACCTGATACACTGTACCAATGAGATGAATGTGAACATTCCTCAGCTGGCTGACTCTCTGTTCGAGAGGACCACCAACACCAGCTGGGTGGTGATCTTTAAGTCTCTAATCACAACACATCACCTCATGGTATACGGGAACGAG CGATTTATTCAGTACTTGGCCTCCAGGAACACATTATTCAACCTCAGTAATTTCCTGGACAAAAGTGGCCTACAAG GTTACGATATGTCAACATTCATTCGGAGGTATAGTCGATATCTGAATGAGAAAGCGGTTTCATATCGACAGGTGGCATTTGACTTCACAAAAGTAAAGCGTGG GGTGGATGGAGTGATGAGAACCATGAACACAGAGAAGCTGCTTAAGACCATCCCCATTATACAGAACCAAATGGATGCTCTTCTAGACTTCAAT GTCAATGCCAATGAACTCACCAATGGGGTTATCAATGCAGCCTTCATGCTTCTCTTCAAAGACTCCATCCGTCTTTTTGCTGCTTACAATGAAGGGATAATAAACTTACTGG AAAAGTATTTTGATATGAAAAAAGTCCAGTGCAAAGAGGGTTTGGACATTTACAAGAAATTCCTTACTCGAATGACCCGGATCTCGGAGTTCCTCAAAGTGGCAGAG CAGGTGGGAATAGACCGCGGGGATATACCTGACCTGTCTCAG TTTACAGTGTGT GCCCCCAGCAGTCTTTTGGAAGCCCTGGAGCAACACTTGGCTTCATTAGAAGGGAAGAAGGTGAAGGACTCCACCGCCGCCAGCAG GGCAAGCACACTCTCCAATGCTGTCTCATCGCTGGCCAACACCGGCATGTCTTTCACCAAAGTGGATGAAAGGGAAAAGCAGGCAGCTCTGGAGGAGGAGCAGGCGCGATTGAAAGCTCTAAAG GAACAGAGGCTGAAGGAGCTCTCCAAGAGGCCTTCGTTTGGCACAACTGACACTTCTCCAGTCTCCACCACAGCGGCATGCATCAGCACAGCTCCTGCCATCGACCTGTTCTCCACTCCCAGCTGCTCCAATGG TGCCCTGAAGATGGAGAGCGACCTCTTCGACTTGCCGACTAACTTTCAGTCAAGCATGCAGCCCGGAGCCTCTGTGGCCACGGCTTGGGGAG ATCCTTTCTCTTCTTCTGAAGCTGTAGATGACTCCATTTCAAACCTAAACCCTTTCCTAACCAAACTTGTTGATGGTGCTCATCTACCCGTTATGTCATCAGATGGTGTTAGTTTCTCCTCTAGGACGTCAGGTCAAGAGATTTTTGGTG ATCAGTACAATCCCTTTATTGATTCAAGTTCATCTGTATCAAGCAATTACAAACGCACTGTGCGGATAGAGCACTTAATCTCAG ACTCGTTTGGTCAACCGTCTGTGGTCCAGCATCTCCCAAACCCCTCTCCCTTCCAGTCTGAGCCCTCCACTGTAGCAGGCCTATTCAGAG GATACGGAGCTCCACAAATCCCTCCTGCACAGAGCTCAGGGGAGCTGTGTGTTGACTTTGAGTCTGTTTTCGGTACTAAAGCTGCCTCATCCAACAACCAAGATACTGATG CAGGGATTTTGAAACCTACTGTGGCCGGTTCAAATCAGTCCTCCAATCAGCTCCCAGAAAAACTGGTGTCAGACGACCTGGATTCTTCCTTGGCCAACCTTGTTGGAA ATCTGGGCATTGGAAACGGTACTGCAAAAAA TGATATCCACTGGAGCCAACCAGGAGAGAAAAAATTAACTGGTGGAATGAACTGGCAACCCAAAACTGCTCCATCTACTACATGGAATCCTGTCTCTATG CCACCATCTATCATGACATTCCCTGCTACAACACCTACAGGAATGATGGGATATGGCATG GCTCCACAGATGCCCTCTGTGAGCATGATGACACAGCCCACAATGATGTACACACAGCCGGTCATGAGGCCATCCAATCCGTTCGGATCAGTGTCCAGCGCACAG CCCTCCGCTGCCTCTAGCCCTTCCAGTCAGAGTCCTCTCAGAGCCCCAGGACAAGACCCCTTTGCACAGCTCTCTCTCAAGGATTTCTTGTAG
- the LOC113058382 gene encoding phosphatidylinositol-binding clathrin assembly protein-like isoform X7, translating to MSGQSITDRITAAQHSVTGSAVSKTVCKATTHEIMGPKKKHLDYLIHCTNEMNVNIPQLADSLFERTTNTSWVVIFKSLITTHHLMVYGNERFIQYLASRNTLFNLSNFLDKSGLQGYDMSTFIRRYSRYLNEKAVSYRQVAFDFTKVKRGVDGVMRTMNTEKLLKTIPIIQNQMDALLDFNVNANELTNGVINAAFMLLFKDSIRLFAAYNEGIINLLEKYFDMKKVQCKEGLDIYKKFLTRMTRISEFLKVAEQVGIDRGDIPDLSQFTVCAPSSLLEALEQHLASLEGKKVKDSTAASRASTLSNAVSSLANTGMSFTKVDEREKQAALEEEQARLKALKEQRLKELSKRPSFGTTDTSPVSTTAACISTAPAIDLFSTPSCSNGALKMESDLFDLPTNFQSSMQPGASVATAWGGYGAPQIPPAQSSGELCVDFESVFGTKAASSNNQDTDAGILKPTVAGSNQSSNQLPEKLVSDDLDSSLANLVGNLGIGNGTAKNDIHWSQPGEKKLTGGMNWQPKTAPSTTWNPVSMPPSIMTFPATTPTGMMGYGMAPQMPSVSMMTQPTMMYTQPVMRPSNPFGSVSSAQPSAASSPSSQSPLRAPGQDPFAQLSLKDFL from the exons ATGTCTGGGCAGAGCATTACAGACAGGATAACCGCTGCTCAGCACAGCGTTACTGGATCAGCCGTGTCCAAAACAGTGTGCAAGGCAACAACGCACGAAATAATGGGCCCTAAAAAGAAGCATTTGGACT ACCTGATACACTGTACCAATGAGATGAATGTGAACATTCCTCAGCTGGCTGACTCTCTGTTCGAGAGGACCACCAACACCAGCTGGGTGGTGATCTTTAAGTCTCTAATCACAACACATCACCTCATGGTATACGGGAACGAG CGATTTATTCAGTACTTGGCCTCCAGGAACACATTATTCAACCTCAGTAATTTCCTGGACAAAAGTGGCCTACAAG GTTACGATATGTCAACATTCATTCGGAGGTATAGTCGATATCTGAATGAGAAAGCGGTTTCATATCGACAGGTGGCATTTGACTTCACAAAAGTAAAGCGTGG GGTGGATGGAGTGATGAGAACCATGAACACAGAGAAGCTGCTTAAGACCATCCCCATTATACAGAACCAAATGGATGCTCTTCTAGACTTCAAT GTCAATGCCAATGAACTCACCAATGGGGTTATCAATGCAGCCTTCATGCTTCTCTTCAAAGACTCCATCCGTCTTTTTGCTGCTTACAATGAAGGGATAATAAACTTACTGG AAAAGTATTTTGATATGAAAAAAGTCCAGTGCAAAGAGGGTTTGGACATTTACAAGAAATTCCTTACTCGAATGACCCGGATCTCGGAGTTCCTCAAAGTGGCAGAG CAGGTGGGAATAGACCGCGGGGATATACCTGACCTGTCTCAG TTTACAGTGTGT GCCCCCAGCAGTCTTTTGGAAGCCCTGGAGCAACACTTGGCTTCATTAGAAGGGAAGAAGGTGAAGGACTCCACCGCCGCCAGCAG GGCAAGCACACTCTCCAATGCTGTCTCATCGCTGGCCAACACCGGCATGTCTTTCACCAAAGTGGATGAAAGGGAAAAGCAGGCAGCTCTGGAGGAGGAGCAGGCGCGATTGAAAGCTCTAAAG GAACAGAGGCTGAAGGAGCTCTCCAAGAGGCCTTCGTTTGGCACAACTGACACTTCTCCAGTCTCCACCACAGCGGCATGCATCAGCACAGCTCCTGCCATCGACCTGTTCTCCACTCCCAGCTGCTCCAATGG TGCCCTGAAGATGGAGAGCGACCTCTTCGACTTGCCGACTAACTTTCAGTCAAGCATGCAGCCCGGAGCCTCTGTGGCCACGGCTTGGGGAG GATACGGAGCTCCACAAATCCCTCCTGCACAGAGCTCAGGGGAGCTGTGTGTTGACTTTGAGTCTGTTTTCGGTACTAAAGCTGCCTCATCCAACAACCAAGATACTGATG CAGGGATTTTGAAACCTACTGTGGCCGGTTCAAATCAGTCCTCCAATCAGCTCCCAGAAAAACTGGTGTCAGACGACCTGGATTCTTCCTTGGCCAACCTTGTTGGAA ATCTGGGCATTGGAAACGGTACTGCAAAAAA TGATATCCACTGGAGCCAACCAGGAGAGAAAAAATTAACTGGTGGAATGAACTGGCAACCCAAAACTGCTCCATCTACTACATGGAATCCTGTCTCTATG CCACCATCTATCATGACATTCCCTGCTACAACACCTACAGGAATGATGGGATATGGCATG GCTCCACAGATGCCCTCTGTGAGCATGATGACACAGCCCACAATGATGTACACACAGCCGGTCATGAGGCCATCCAATCCGTTCGGATCAGTGTCCAGCGCACAG CCCTCCGCTGCCTCTAGCCCTTCCAGTCAGAGTCCTCTCAGAGCCCCAGGACAAGACCCCTTTGCACAGCTCTCTCTCAAGGATTTCTTGTAG
- the LOC113058382 gene encoding phosphatidylinositol-binding clathrin assembly protein-like isoform X5: protein MSGQSITDRITAAQHSVTGSAVSKTVCKATTHEIMGPKKKHLDYLIHCTNEMNVNIPQLADSLFERTTNTSWVVIFKSLITTHHLMVYGNERFIQYLASRNTLFNLSNFLDKSGLQGYDMSTFIRRYSRYLNEKAVSYRQVAFDFTKVKRGVDGVMRTMNTEKLLKTIPIIQNQMDALLDFNVNANELTNGVINAAFMLLFKDSIRLFAAYNEGIINLLEKYFDMKKVQCKEGLDIYKKFLTRMTRISEFLKVAEQVGIDRGDIPDLSQFTVCAPSSLLEALEQHLASLEGKKVKDSTAASRASTLSNAVSSLANTGMSFTKVDEREKQAALEEEQARLKALKEQRLKELSKRPSFGTTDTSPVSTTAACISTAPAIDLFSTPSCSNGALKMESDLFDLPTNFQSSMQPGASVATAWGDPFSSSEAVDDSISNLNPFLTKLVDGAHLPVMSSDGVSFSSRTSGQEIFGDQYNPFIDSSSSVSSNYKRTVRIEHLISGYGAPQIPPAQSSGELCVDFESVFGTKAASSNNQDTDAGILKPTVAGSNQSSNQLPEKLVSDDLDSSLANLVGNLGIGNGTAKNDIHWSQPGEKKLTGGMNWQPKTAPSTTWNPVSMPPSIMTFPATTPTGMMGYGMAPQMPSVSMMTQPTMMYTQPVMRPSNPFGSVSSAQPSAASSPSSQSPLRAPGQDPFAQLSLKDFL, encoded by the exons ATGTCTGGGCAGAGCATTACAGACAGGATAACCGCTGCTCAGCACAGCGTTACTGGATCAGCCGTGTCCAAAACAGTGTGCAAGGCAACAACGCACGAAATAATGGGCCCTAAAAAGAAGCATTTGGACT ACCTGATACACTGTACCAATGAGATGAATGTGAACATTCCTCAGCTGGCTGACTCTCTGTTCGAGAGGACCACCAACACCAGCTGGGTGGTGATCTTTAAGTCTCTAATCACAACACATCACCTCATGGTATACGGGAACGAG CGATTTATTCAGTACTTGGCCTCCAGGAACACATTATTCAACCTCAGTAATTTCCTGGACAAAAGTGGCCTACAAG GTTACGATATGTCAACATTCATTCGGAGGTATAGTCGATATCTGAATGAGAAAGCGGTTTCATATCGACAGGTGGCATTTGACTTCACAAAAGTAAAGCGTGG GGTGGATGGAGTGATGAGAACCATGAACACAGAGAAGCTGCTTAAGACCATCCCCATTATACAGAACCAAATGGATGCTCTTCTAGACTTCAAT GTCAATGCCAATGAACTCACCAATGGGGTTATCAATGCAGCCTTCATGCTTCTCTTCAAAGACTCCATCCGTCTTTTTGCTGCTTACAATGAAGGGATAATAAACTTACTGG AAAAGTATTTTGATATGAAAAAAGTCCAGTGCAAAGAGGGTTTGGACATTTACAAGAAATTCCTTACTCGAATGACCCGGATCTCGGAGTTCCTCAAAGTGGCAGAG CAGGTGGGAATAGACCGCGGGGATATACCTGACCTGTCTCAG TTTACAGTGTGT GCCCCCAGCAGTCTTTTGGAAGCCCTGGAGCAACACTTGGCTTCATTAGAAGGGAAGAAGGTGAAGGACTCCACCGCCGCCAGCAG GGCAAGCACACTCTCCAATGCTGTCTCATCGCTGGCCAACACCGGCATGTCTTTCACCAAAGTGGATGAAAGGGAAAAGCAGGCAGCTCTGGAGGAGGAGCAGGCGCGATTGAAAGCTCTAAAG GAACAGAGGCTGAAGGAGCTCTCCAAGAGGCCTTCGTTTGGCACAACTGACACTTCTCCAGTCTCCACCACAGCGGCATGCATCAGCACAGCTCCTGCCATCGACCTGTTCTCCACTCCCAGCTGCTCCAATGG TGCCCTGAAGATGGAGAGCGACCTCTTCGACTTGCCGACTAACTTTCAGTCAAGCATGCAGCCCGGAGCCTCTGTGGCCACGGCTTGGGGAG ATCCTTTCTCTTCTTCTGAAGCTGTAGATGACTCCATTTCAAACCTAAACCCTTTCCTAACCAAACTTGTTGATGGTGCTCATCTACCCGTTATGTCATCAGATGGTGTTAGTTTCTCCTCTAGGACGTCAGGTCAAGAGATTTTTGGTG ATCAGTACAATCCCTTTATTGATTCAAGTTCATCTGTATCAAGCAATTACAAACGCACTGTGCGGATAGAGCACTTAATCTCAG GATACGGAGCTCCACAAATCCCTCCTGCACAGAGCTCAGGGGAGCTGTGTGTTGACTTTGAGTCTGTTTTCGGTACTAAAGCTGCCTCATCCAACAACCAAGATACTGATG CAGGGATTTTGAAACCTACTGTGGCCGGTTCAAATCAGTCCTCCAATCAGCTCCCAGAAAAACTGGTGTCAGACGACCTGGATTCTTCCTTGGCCAACCTTGTTGGAA ATCTGGGCATTGGAAACGGTACTGCAAAAAA TGATATCCACTGGAGCCAACCAGGAGAGAAAAAATTAACTGGTGGAATGAACTGGCAACCCAAAACTGCTCCATCTACTACATGGAATCCTGTCTCTATG CCACCATCTATCATGACATTCCCTGCTACAACACCTACAGGAATGATGGGATATGGCATG GCTCCACAGATGCCCTCTGTGAGCATGATGACACAGCCCACAATGATGTACACACAGCCGGTCATGAGGCCATCCAATCCGTTCGGATCAGTGTCCAGCGCACAG CCCTCCGCTGCCTCTAGCCCTTCCAGTCAGAGTCCTCTCAGAGCCCCAGGACAAGACCCCTTTGCACAGCTCTCTCTCAAGGATTTCTTGTAG
- the LOC113058382 gene encoding phosphatidylinositol-binding clathrin assembly protein-like isoform X3, producing MSGQSITDRITAAQHSVTGSAVSKTVCKATTHEIMGPKKKHLDYLIHCTNEMNVNIPQLADSLFERTTNTSWVVIFKSLITTHHLMVYGNERFIQYLASRNTLFNLSNFLDKSGLQGYDMSTFIRRYSRYLNEKAVSYRQVAFDFTKVKRGVDGVMRTMNTEKLLKTIPIIQNQMDALLDFNVNANELTNGVINAAFMLLFKDSIRLFAAYNEGIINLLEKYFDMKKVQCKEGLDIYKKFLTRMTRISEFLKVAEQVGIDRGDIPDLSQFTVCAPSSLLEALEQHLASLEGKKVKDSTAASRASTLSNAVSSLANTGMSFTKVDEREKQAALEEEQARLKALKEQRLKELSKRPSFGTTDTSPVSTTAACISTAPAIDLFSTPSCSNGALKMESDLFDLPTNFQSSMQPGASVATAWGDPFSSSEAVDDSISNLNPFLTKLVDGAHLPVMSSDGVSFSSRTSGQEIFGDQYNPFIDSSSSVSSNYKRTVRIEHLISDSFGQPSVVQHLPNPSPFQSEPSTVAGLFRGYGAPQIPPAQSSGELCVDFESVFGTKAASSNNQDTDAGILKPTVAGSNQSSNQLPEKLVSDDLDSSLANLVGNLGIGNGTAKNDIHWSQPGEKKLTGGMNWQPKTAPSTTWNPVSMPPSIMTFPATTPTGMMGYGMAPQMPSVSMMTQPTMMYTQPVMRPSNPFGSVSSAQMQFM from the exons ATGTCTGGGCAGAGCATTACAGACAGGATAACCGCTGCTCAGCACAGCGTTACTGGATCAGCCGTGTCCAAAACAGTGTGCAAGGCAACAACGCACGAAATAATGGGCCCTAAAAAGAAGCATTTGGACT ACCTGATACACTGTACCAATGAGATGAATGTGAACATTCCTCAGCTGGCTGACTCTCTGTTCGAGAGGACCACCAACACCAGCTGGGTGGTGATCTTTAAGTCTCTAATCACAACACATCACCTCATGGTATACGGGAACGAG CGATTTATTCAGTACTTGGCCTCCAGGAACACATTATTCAACCTCAGTAATTTCCTGGACAAAAGTGGCCTACAAG GTTACGATATGTCAACATTCATTCGGAGGTATAGTCGATATCTGAATGAGAAAGCGGTTTCATATCGACAGGTGGCATTTGACTTCACAAAAGTAAAGCGTGG GGTGGATGGAGTGATGAGAACCATGAACACAGAGAAGCTGCTTAAGACCATCCCCATTATACAGAACCAAATGGATGCTCTTCTAGACTTCAAT GTCAATGCCAATGAACTCACCAATGGGGTTATCAATGCAGCCTTCATGCTTCTCTTCAAAGACTCCATCCGTCTTTTTGCTGCTTACAATGAAGGGATAATAAACTTACTGG AAAAGTATTTTGATATGAAAAAAGTCCAGTGCAAAGAGGGTTTGGACATTTACAAGAAATTCCTTACTCGAATGACCCGGATCTCGGAGTTCCTCAAAGTGGCAGAG CAGGTGGGAATAGACCGCGGGGATATACCTGACCTGTCTCAG TTTACAGTGTGT GCCCCCAGCAGTCTTTTGGAAGCCCTGGAGCAACACTTGGCTTCATTAGAAGGGAAGAAGGTGAAGGACTCCACCGCCGCCAGCAG GGCAAGCACACTCTCCAATGCTGTCTCATCGCTGGCCAACACCGGCATGTCTTTCACCAAAGTGGATGAAAGGGAAAAGCAGGCAGCTCTGGAGGAGGAGCAGGCGCGATTGAAAGCTCTAAAG GAACAGAGGCTGAAGGAGCTCTCCAAGAGGCCTTCGTTTGGCACAACTGACACTTCTCCAGTCTCCACCACAGCGGCATGCATCAGCACAGCTCCTGCCATCGACCTGTTCTCCACTCCCAGCTGCTCCAATGG TGCCCTGAAGATGGAGAGCGACCTCTTCGACTTGCCGACTAACTTTCAGTCAAGCATGCAGCCCGGAGCCTCTGTGGCCACGGCTTGGGGAG ATCCTTTCTCTTCTTCTGAAGCTGTAGATGACTCCATTTCAAACCTAAACCCTTTCCTAACCAAACTTGTTGATGGTGCTCATCTACCCGTTATGTCATCAGATGGTGTTAGTTTCTCCTCTAGGACGTCAGGTCAAGAGATTTTTGGTG ATCAGTACAATCCCTTTATTGATTCAAGTTCATCTGTATCAAGCAATTACAAACGCACTGTGCGGATAGAGCACTTAATCTCAG ACTCGTTTGGTCAACCGTCTGTGGTCCAGCATCTCCCAAACCCCTCTCCCTTCCAGTCTGAGCCCTCCACTGTAGCAGGCCTATTCAGAG GATACGGAGCTCCACAAATCCCTCCTGCACAGAGCTCAGGGGAGCTGTGTGTTGACTTTGAGTCTGTTTTCGGTACTAAAGCTGCCTCATCCAACAACCAAGATACTGATG CAGGGATTTTGAAACCTACTGTGGCCGGTTCAAATCAGTCCTCCAATCAGCTCCCAGAAAAACTGGTGTCAGACGACCTGGATTCTTCCTTGGCCAACCTTGTTGGAA ATCTGGGCATTGGAAACGGTACTGCAAAAAA TGATATCCACTGGAGCCAACCAGGAGAGAAAAAATTAACTGGTGGAATGAACTGGCAACCCAAAACTGCTCCATCTACTACATGGAATCCTGTCTCTATG CCACCATCTATCATGACATTCCCTGCTACAACACCTACAGGAATGATGGGATATGGCATG GCTCCACAGATGCCCTCTGTGAGCATGATGACACAGCCCACAATGATGTACACACAGCCGGTCATGAGGCCATCCAATCCGTTCGGATCAGTGTCCAGCGCACAG ATGCAGTTTATGTAA
- the LOC113058382 gene encoding phosphatidylinositol-binding clathrin assembly protein-like isoform X2 has translation MSGQSITDRITAAQHSVTGSAVSKTVCKATTHEIMGPKKKHLDYLIHCTNEMNVNIPQLADSLFERTTNTSWVVIFKSLITTHHLMVYGNERFIQYLASRNTLFNLSNFLDKSGLQGYDMSTFIRRYSRYLNEKAVSYRQVAFDFTKVKRGVDGVMRTMNTEKLLKTIPIIQNQMDALLDFNVNANELTNGVINAAFMLLFKDSIRLFAAYNEGIINLLEKYFDMKKVQCKEGLDIYKKFLTRMTRISEFLKVAEQVGIDRGDIPDLSQAPSSLLEALEQHLASLEGKKVKDSTAASRASTLSNAVSSLANTGMSFTKVDEREKQAALEEEQARLKALKEQRLKELSKRPSFGTTDTSPVSTTAACISTAPAIDLFSTPSCSNGALKMESDLFDLPTNFQSSMQPGASVATAWGDPFSSSEAVDDSISNLNPFLTKLVDGAHLPVMSSDGVSFSSRTSGQEIFGDQYNPFIDSSSSVSSNYKRTVRIEHLISDSFGQPSVVQHLPNPSPFQSEPSTVAGLFRGYGAPQIPPAQSSGELCVDFESVFGTKAASSNNQDTDAGILKPTVAGSNQSSNQLPEKLVSDDLDSSLANLVGNLGIGNGTAKNDIHWSQPGEKKLTGGMNWQPKTAPSTTWNPVSMPPSIMTFPATTPTGMMGYGMAPQMPSVSMMTQPTMMYTQPVMRPSNPFGSVSSAQPSAASSPSSQSPLRAPGQDPFAQLSLKDFL, from the exons ATGTCTGGGCAGAGCATTACAGACAGGATAACCGCTGCTCAGCACAGCGTTACTGGATCAGCCGTGTCCAAAACAGTGTGCAAGGCAACAACGCACGAAATAATGGGCCCTAAAAAGAAGCATTTGGACT ACCTGATACACTGTACCAATGAGATGAATGTGAACATTCCTCAGCTGGCTGACTCTCTGTTCGAGAGGACCACCAACACCAGCTGGGTGGTGATCTTTAAGTCTCTAATCACAACACATCACCTCATGGTATACGGGAACGAG CGATTTATTCAGTACTTGGCCTCCAGGAACACATTATTCAACCTCAGTAATTTCCTGGACAAAAGTGGCCTACAAG GTTACGATATGTCAACATTCATTCGGAGGTATAGTCGATATCTGAATGAGAAAGCGGTTTCATATCGACAGGTGGCATTTGACTTCACAAAAGTAAAGCGTGG GGTGGATGGAGTGATGAGAACCATGAACACAGAGAAGCTGCTTAAGACCATCCCCATTATACAGAACCAAATGGATGCTCTTCTAGACTTCAAT GTCAATGCCAATGAACTCACCAATGGGGTTATCAATGCAGCCTTCATGCTTCTCTTCAAAGACTCCATCCGTCTTTTTGCTGCTTACAATGAAGGGATAATAAACTTACTGG AAAAGTATTTTGATATGAAAAAAGTCCAGTGCAAAGAGGGTTTGGACATTTACAAGAAATTCCTTACTCGAATGACCCGGATCTCGGAGTTCCTCAAAGTGGCAGAG CAGGTGGGAATAGACCGCGGGGATATACCTGACCTGTCTCAG GCCCCCAGCAGTCTTTTGGAAGCCCTGGAGCAACACTTGGCTTCATTAGAAGGGAAGAAGGTGAAGGACTCCACCGCCGCCAGCAG GGCAAGCACACTCTCCAATGCTGTCTCATCGCTGGCCAACACCGGCATGTCTTTCACCAAAGTGGATGAAAGGGAAAAGCAGGCAGCTCTGGAGGAGGAGCAGGCGCGATTGAAAGCTCTAAAG GAACAGAGGCTGAAGGAGCTCTCCAAGAGGCCTTCGTTTGGCACAACTGACACTTCTCCAGTCTCCACCACAGCGGCATGCATCAGCACAGCTCCTGCCATCGACCTGTTCTCCACTCCCAGCTGCTCCAATGG TGCCCTGAAGATGGAGAGCGACCTCTTCGACTTGCCGACTAACTTTCAGTCAAGCATGCAGCCCGGAGCCTCTGTGGCCACGGCTTGGGGAG ATCCTTTCTCTTCTTCTGAAGCTGTAGATGACTCCATTTCAAACCTAAACCCTTTCCTAACCAAACTTGTTGATGGTGCTCATCTACCCGTTATGTCATCAGATGGTGTTAGTTTCTCCTCTAGGACGTCAGGTCAAGAGATTTTTGGTG ATCAGTACAATCCCTTTATTGATTCAAGTTCATCTGTATCAAGCAATTACAAACGCACTGTGCGGATAGAGCACTTAATCTCAG ACTCGTTTGGTCAACCGTCTGTGGTCCAGCATCTCCCAAACCCCTCTCCCTTCCAGTCTGAGCCCTCCACTGTAGCAGGCCTATTCAGAG GATACGGAGCTCCACAAATCCCTCCTGCACAGAGCTCAGGGGAGCTGTGTGTTGACTTTGAGTCTGTTTTCGGTACTAAAGCTGCCTCATCCAACAACCAAGATACTGATG CAGGGATTTTGAAACCTACTGTGGCCGGTTCAAATCAGTCCTCCAATCAGCTCCCAGAAAAACTGGTGTCAGACGACCTGGATTCTTCCTTGGCCAACCTTGTTGGAA ATCTGGGCATTGGAAACGGTACTGCAAAAAA TGATATCCACTGGAGCCAACCAGGAGAGAAAAAATTAACTGGTGGAATGAACTGGCAACCCAAAACTGCTCCATCTACTACATGGAATCCTGTCTCTATG CCACCATCTATCATGACATTCCCTGCTACAACACCTACAGGAATGATGGGATATGGCATG GCTCCACAGATGCCCTCTGTGAGCATGATGACACAGCCCACAATGATGTACACACAGCCGGTCATGAGGCCATCCAATCCGTTCGGATCAGTGTCCAGCGCACAG CCCTCCGCTGCCTCTAGCCCTTCCAGTCAGAGTCCTCTCAGAGCCCCAGGACAAGACCCCTTTGCACAGCTCTCTCTCAAGGATTTCTTGTAG